TCTTCCTCACGCGCGGGGTGCGCAACGTGGTGCTCGAGGTCGGCATCGGGGGCGAGTACGACGCCACGAACGTGgtgcccgccgaggccgtctcCGCGGCCGTCATCACGCAGCTAGGCATCGACCACGTCGCCATGCTGGGCAAGACAGTCGAGGAGATATCGTGGCATAAGGCCGGCGTCCTCAAGCCCGGCTTGACGGGGTTCACGCGGAGGCTGGCCGGTCAGCCCGACGTGATGAAGATgctgagggcgagggcggcggagaagcaggccacgctggtcgaggtcgacgacgaggctgtcGAGCGCTGGGCCGGCGTGCAGGGCTCCCTCAAGGGCGCGTTTCAGAAGTACAACCAGGCGCTGGCTGTGCTGGCCGTGCGGAAACACATCGGTCTGCaggacagcagcaggagccctgacgcggcgctgctgcgcgacctcTCGCCCGAGCTCATCCGCGGGCTGCAAACCGCGAAGCTTCGGGGCCGGTGCGAGGTCATGGACCAGGAGGACGCGATATGGCTGCTGGACGGGGCGCATACGCACGagagcctcgacgaggtggcgcgATGGCTCGCCGCGTCGGTGCAGCCCGGCGAGACTTTGACGCTTGTCTTCAACCAGCAGGAGAGGAACGCgtcgcagctcctcgagtcTTTCCTAGCGGCCGTCAGGAGAGAGATGGGTGGTCGGAGCAACGTGTTTAGCCATGCGCTGTTCACGCGAAACGACCACGAGCCGACTCCACCCGGTGAGGTTGTCGACATGGCCGTACAGGATGCAGCGGAGGCGACGATGAACGAGGTAGCGCCAGAGTGTCAGACGCAGAAGATGACCAACATAGCAGACACGGTCGCCGAGGCAAGGCGCAtcgcggggcagcagcaggctgggCCGAAGCCCAAGGTGCTGGTCACGGGCAGCTTGCATCTCGTAGGGGGTATCCTGCGAGCCTTGGAGCCCGACGTCCTATTGTAGACAACTCTTGGCACATCATtcatatatatatatacatgtACATGGTCCTACTACGTCTGCGTCAGAACGCATCGGCGACTCCTCGCTACAAGGCGTCCGCCTGCTCCAAGATCCCCAGCGCTCCCCCGACCAGATGCAAGCTTCCCGTCACATACGCCTGCACCTGCTCGCCGGGGCCAAGAGCCTCACCCACGTGCCGCGCGTagtcgagcgcctcctcgatggTGGGCAAAACGACCACCCTGGCCTCGGGGTCCAGCTCCGACCACTTCTCGGCGAAGCGGCGCTGGACAGTCATGTTCTCAATCTCGGCGGGGTCGATCTGGTGGTTGACAAAGTCGCGTTTGTAGCCCGTCTTGGCGTACGTGACGTTTGTGCAGAAGACGACGTGGTCAAAGGACGAGCCGCTCGCGCGCTGCGTTGCGCTGCGGACAGCGGGGAGGAAGTCCACGGCTTCGGAGCGGCCTTGCTGGTTGAAGATCATGACGCGGGGGCCGGATCTGCGGGCTTGAAATCAGCAACGTAATTCGTGACAGGGGATCCGGAAAGGCAAGATAGTGCGTACCGACTGGCGGTCTCGTCGGCGAACCAGCGCGACGACATCTTGAGGCTGTCTGATGTGTGCGCGCCGTCCACGTACCAATTGACCTTGTCCTCTGACTTGACTTCGCAGCGACCGCGAAAGACTGTCTGCTCCAGCCCGTCGATAAACTCGGCTGGCAAGTCCGGTCCCCCTGCCGTATTTACGCCCAGCTTcttcagcgccgcctcggcgagcgcaATTGCCAGGGTTGCATTCTTCTTCTGAAACTGCGCATTGGGCTTGATCTTGACGTTGCGCAGCCGGCTGTCGATATCGAGCACCTTGAGGTCGACTTCCTTCTCTTTTGCTCTCTCTTGGAGAACCGCAGCCGCCTCGGGGACCTGCTCAACGGTAAAAGCCGGGCTGCCAATCTTCATGATGCCGGCTTTGTGCCACGCAATCTTGTCCACCGTGTCGCCCAGAACAAAGACGTGATCGATTCCGAGCGTGCTGATGCCCGAAGCAATAGGCTGCTCGACCACGTTCGTGGCATCGTactcgccgccgatgcccgtCTCGTagacggccacgtcgacaCCTTCCTGGATGAAGGCGTGCCAGCTCATGAGCGTGAGGTAGCGGCCGTACAGCGGTCGCGTCCCCAGCGGGACGAcgttggccgccgtcgtggacTCGGCCAGCCGGTCCCATACTTCGAAGAAGTACTTTGCGAAGAGCTCCTCGGATAAGGGGACCGAATTGATGCGGATGCGCTCGCGCACGGCGATGAGGTGCGGCGATATGAAGAGGCCGCTCTTGCGCGGCACCTGGTGCGTTTGGCGGTATTTTGAGAGGATGGAATCGACAAAGGCACACGTGCTACCCTTTCCCTTGGTGCCGGCAACGTGGATGATGTTGAGCCGGTCCAGAGCACCGGGCTTGACTTGTCAGCGGGAGGCAGCCCAGCGATATCGAGAGTTGGGTTTTGACCTACGTAGTAGCCTATCCGGGCCAGATAAACCCTCATCTCGTCCATGGACGCAGCATCCGGCCGCACGCCGGCCTTGCGCCGGGCCTCTATCACCGCATGAGGCGTCTGGAGGGAGTTGAGCGCATCAATGGCGTCCTGGCGGgtctcgtcgtcagcgtTGGACTTTTAGCAGGAGATGGCCCGCGTGTTTGTGGCTCACGTTGTATGTTctgcccgtcgccatggtgcgCAGCGCGAATCGCCGGGTGCCGAAGGTGAGGTTTTGGATGAG
This region of Purpureocillium takamizusanense chromosome 9, complete sequence genomic DNA includes:
- a CDS encoding Tetrahydrofolate synthase (COG:H~EggNog:ENOG503NUTU), encoding MAPSMGRISASLVLSSRSPRRFSSSSSSPSRAVVTMNTYSVSSSSSSSSQRQSSASSSRSYPKALEKLALLQSNRATTQLFNRQQTPCELNAAAIPEMLDWLRRAGYAPADLAGLRHIHVAGTKGKGSVCAYATAMLREHYGGGGGGGGGGNSVGTYTSPHLVSPRERIAIDGEPVSQDVFASAFFELWDRFTAAATNTGTMSAAEAEGPATKPFFSRFMTILAWHIFLTRGVRNVVLEVGIGGEYDATNVVPAEAVSAAVITQLGIDHVAMLGKTVEEISWHKAGVLKPGLTGFTRRLAGQPDVMKMLRARAAEKQATLVEVDDEAVERWAGVQGSLKGAFQKYNQALAVLAVRKHIGLQDSSRSPDAALLRDLSPELIRGLQTAKLRGRCEVMDQEDAIWLLDGAHTHESLDEVARWLAASVQPGETLTLVFNQQERNASQLLESFLAAVRREMGGRSNVFSHALFTRNDHEPTPPGEVVDMAVQDAAEATMNEVAPECQTQKMTNIADTVAEARRIAGQQQAGPKPKVLVTGSLHLVGGILRALEPDVLL
- the MET7 gene encoding Tetrahydrofolate synthase (COG:H~EggNog:ENOG503NUTU), which gives rise to MRHGSRRPLALIQNLTFGTRRFALRTMATGRTYNDAIDALNSLQTPHAVIEARRKAGVRPDAASMDEMRVYLARIGYYPGALDRLNIIHVAGTKGKGSTCAFVDSILSKYRQTHQVPRKSGLFISPHLIAVRERIRINSVPLSEELFAKYFFEVWDRLAESTTAANVVPLGTRPLYGRYLTLMSWHAFIQEGVDVAVYETGIGGEYDATNVVEQPIASGISTLGIDHVFVLGDTVDKIAWHKAGIMKIGSPAFTVEQVPEAAAVLQERAKEKEVDLKVLDIDSRLRNVKIKPNAQFQKKNATLAIALAEAALKKLGVNTAGGPDLPAEFIDGLEQTVFRGRCEVKSEDKVNWYVDGAHTSDSLKMSSRWFADETASRSGPRVMIFNQQGRSEAVDFLPAVRSATQRASGSSFDHVVFCTNVTYAKTGYKRDFVNHQIDPAEIENMTVQRRFAEKWSELDPEARVVVLPTIEEALDYARHVGEALGPGEQVQAYVTGSLHLVGGALGILEQADAL